The genome window CCACAACGTCTGGGTTGCCAAAATCGCCAACATCGACGTGATGACGCTCATCGTTGAGTTTGCGCCGAAGATTCTCATCCTCTGCGGCCTCAACATTCTGTTGGTCACATTGATGATCTTCGTCTTCCGCGACTACCGGAAGCCCGATCCGAATGAAAACGCGGAAGTCTTCGAAGTCGCTTCGGATGCCCGGGGCGAATTGCCGGAAAAGCCCAACATCCTTTTCGCCATCGCGCCGATTCTTCCGATTGTGGTGCTCCTTCTCGGCGCCACCGTTATTCCGGCGCTCAAGATGAGCGTCGCCGAGGCCATGATCTGGGGCTCAATCTATACGCTCCTCATCACGCGATCCAACCCTGAAGCCGTGACAAAGGAATTCTTCTCCGGCATGGGCAAGGGCTACGCGAACATCATGGGCATCATCATCGCCGCCGGATGCTTTGCGGGCGGCCTGCGCGCAGCCGGCGTCATCGACGCGCTCATTGAAACGCTCAAGAATTCGCGCGAAATTGCGAGCTACGCCGCCAACTTCGGGCCCTTCCTGATGGGCGTCCTCACAGGTTCGGGCGACGCCGCCGGGCATGCCTTCAACCAGGCCGTCACGCCCTACGCCGCGGAATTCGGCATGCGGATTGAACCGCTCGGCATCGTCGCCGCCCTATCAGGCGCACTCGGCCGCATGTGTTCGCCGATTGCCGGCGCCACGCTCGTGATCGCCGGCATGACCCGACTTTCTCCGCTTGAGATCAGCAAGCGCATGGCAATCCCCATGATCATCAACGTCATTCTTCTCGGCTTCATCTTTGAACTTTGAGGTAATCCGCCATGGATCTGAACAAAATCATTCTTTCCGATGAAGCCCGAAAGGAACTTGTGAATGACCGCCGGTGGCTCCATGCACACCCGGAAGAAGGCTGGTGCGAATTTGAAACGACGTGGTTCATCGTAAGGCGCCTGCGCTCGCTCGGGCTCGAGGTTCTCGCCGGGATCGACGTTATCGAACCCGACGCGGTCATGGGACGCAATGAAGCACTCGTTCTCGCGGCGCAGCAGAGAGCAATCGAACACGGCGTTCCGAAAGAATTCCTCGAATCGCTCAGCGGCTATACCGGCGCCATGGCGATTCTTCGGACCGGCCGGCCGGGCCCCGTCACAGCGCTTCGCTTTGATATCGATGCCCTGCCGATCGAAGAAACCGACGATCCCCAGCACGAAGCCAATGCGGGACACTTCCGCTC of Sutterella faecalis contains these proteins:
- the dcuC gene encoding C4-dicarboxylate transporter DcuC, which produces MTWTIWMAAIVTLITIAALLKRIETRLVLFTSGLVMALLSGAPQVALKAFIANMTNGSLITAICSSLGFAAVIAITRCDVHFVSLMVKPLGKLGLFLLPFCMFIASCVAVAIPSAAGCAAALGPTMIPLMVRAGFKPAIAGAAIIGSIIPSAMSPGSSHNVWVAKIANIDVMTLIVEFAPKILILCGLNILLVTLMIFVFRDYRKPDPNENAEVFEVASDARGELPEKPNILFAIAPILPIVVLLLGATVIPALKMSVAEAMIWGSIYTLLITRSNPEAVTKEFFSGMGKGYANIMGIIIAAGCFAGGLRAAGVIDALIETLKNSREIASYAANFGPFLMGVLTGSGDAAGHAFNQAVTPYAAEFGMRIEPLGIVAALSGALGRMCSPIAGATLVIAGMTRLSPLEISKRMAIPMIINVILLGFIFEL